The Psychrobacter sp. LV10R520-6 genome includes a region encoding these proteins:
- the nadA gene encoding quinolinate synthase NadA: protein MKTYPYDAPLLSTDNRSAIKLNIEYAKAKMPADLPRAERLVVEDNIKQLLKDNNAVLVAHYYVDPFIQDLALATGGCVGDSLEMARFGQAHSAQTLVVAGVRFMGESAKILSMEKTVLMPDLEAECSLDLGCPADEFSSFCDAHPERTVVVYANTSAAVKARADWVVTSSVGIDIIRHLHEQGEAIIWGPDRHLGKYIAQETGADMLLWQGSCMVHNEFKATELEQLKAEHPAAKVLVHPESPDSVVQLADVVGSTSKLLKSTYEMDADTFIVATDLGILHEMQKRSPHKRFLAAPTAGESASCKSCAFCPWMAMNGLQGIEQCLTQHSGEVTLTPELATAARKPLQRMLDFAAAEKQRVTASGDIIKDRPLFANVGAA from the coding sequence ATGAAAACTTATCCTTATGACGCTCCCCTATTAAGTACTGACAACCGCAGTGCTATTAAGCTTAATATCGAATATGCCAAGGCCAAAATGCCAGCTGATTTGCCGCGCGCTGAGCGTTTGGTAGTTGAGGACAATATTAAACAGCTGTTAAAAGACAATAACGCGGTGCTGGTCGCACATTACTATGTCGACCCTTTTATTCAAGATTTGGCATTGGCAACCGGTGGCTGTGTGGGTGACTCGTTAGAAATGGCTCGCTTTGGACAAGCTCATAGCGCGCAGACCTTAGTAGTCGCTGGGGTTCGCTTTATGGGCGAATCGGCTAAAATCTTGAGTATGGAAAAAACCGTCCTAATGCCAGACTTAGAGGCGGAATGCTCTCTCGATTTGGGCTGCCCTGCCGATGAATTTTCTTCCTTTTGTGATGCCCATCCTGAGCGTACTGTGGTGGTCTATGCCAATACTAGCGCAGCGGTTAAGGCGCGCGCTGATTGGGTGGTGACCTCATCGGTGGGCATTGATATCATCCGTCATTTGCATGAGCAAGGTGAAGCGATTATTTGGGGTCCTGATAGACATCTAGGTAAGTATATTGCGCAGGAAACGGGCGCTGATATGCTGTTATGGCAAGGTTCTTGTATGGTGCATAATGAGTTTAAAGCCACAGAGCTTGAGCAGTTAAAAGCAGAACATCCAGCAGCAAAAGTGTTGGTACATCCTGAATCTCCTGATAGCGTCGTGCAATTGGCCGATGTGGTCGGCTCGACCAGTAAGCTGCTTAAATCAACTTATGAGATGGATGCCGATACCTTTATTGTCGCCACTGACTTAGGTATCTTGCACGAAATGCAAAAGCGCTCACCGCATAAACGCTTCTTAGCGGCACCTACAGCGGGTGAAAGTGCCAGCTGTAAAAGCTGTGCTTTTTGTCCATGGATGGCGATGAATGGCTTACAAGGTATCGAGCAGTGTTTAACTCAGCACAGCGGCGAGGTCACTCTAACGCCTGAACTAGCAACAGCGGCTAGAAAGCCACTACAGCGGATGCTTGATTTTGCCGCCGCAGAAAAACAACGCGTGACTGCCAGTGGCGATATTATTAAAGACCGTCCGCTGTTTGCTAATGTCGGAGCTGCCTGA